The Streptomyces achromogenes DNA segment GCGGGCAGCCCCAGCGGCTCGTCGCTGGGGGTGGGCGCGTGGACGACCGGCGTGGTGCGGGGCGCGACGGGCGCGCCCTCGTCGTCGACGGGCACCGCCCAGGTGACCGACCAGTGGGGCCGCAGCCGCTCCTCCACCGGACGGTCGGCGAGCAGTTCGGGGTGGAGCGGGCCGTGCGCGGCGGCGGTCCGCCATCGAGTGACGCCCCGCTCACTGTCGGTGACGACGGTGAGGTCGCCGTCGGCGGAACGGCGCAGGGTGCGCGCTTCGCCGTCCCCGATCTCGATGACGACCTCCGCCAGCCCCGGCAGGGCGAGCAGGAGGGCGTCGTCGACCGCGGTGAGCAGCCTCTCGGCGAGATCGGCCGCGGCGGCGTCGCGCAGCGGGAGGATGACGGCCGTGTCGTACGGGTCGGGGGCCGTGCCCTGGGCGGCGAAGGGCAGTCGCAGCAGGGGTACGTGTCCGTCACGCCGCCGCACCTCGTCACCGAGGCCCGGACTGTGCCGGGCGGTCTCGGAGGCCAGCGACCGCGCCTCGGCCAGGTCCCAGCGGACACCGCCGTGCCGGCCCACCACGGCCGGCTCGTCGGTGACCGCGAGGACGGCGGCGAAGCCGACGCCGAACCGCCCGACGGCCACGGCGGACTGCCGCTCCTCCCGCTTGGCGGACGCCCGCAGCGTGGCGAGGGACTCCACGCCGGCGGCGTCCAGGGGCGCTCCGGTGTTGGCCGCGACGAGAACCCCGTCCCGCAGGGTGAGGCGCAGCCGCCCCGGCACCCCGCCCCGGGCCGCGGCGTCGGCGGCGTTCTGCGCCAGCTCGACGACGAGCCGGTCCCGGTACCCGCCGAGGACGAGATCCTCCTCGGAGTTGGCGTCCTCCCGGAAACGGGCGGGACTGGTGGCCCAGGCGTCCAGCACTCCACGGCGCAGGCGTGCCGTGCCGAACGGATCCGCGCCCTCGGGCGCCGGCCGCACGAACTTGCTCACGTTCACTCTTCTCCTCGGCGTGAGGACGAAGGTACCGCCCGCGGAAGCGACCGCGTCCCCCGCTCCGGCCGGGCCCGGCCGGCGGAGGAGGACGAGGGGCTACGAGTGGCCGAGCTCCGCCGCGTCCTCGTCGGCCGTGGTCGGGACCGAGCCCGAGTCGGCGGCCGGGCGCAGCGGGAACGGATCGACCCGGGTCTCGTCGACCACCGGCGGGGCGGGCCGGGGCGGCGTGGGCATCACCGCCGCCTCCGAGTGGCCGCCGCAGCCGTACGCCAGGGAGACCACCCGGCCGTCGGCCGGGGAGAACTCGTTGGCGCAGACACCGAAGGCCTGCCCCAGCGAGCCGCCGATACGGGCGAGGAAACCGCAGCTCACACAGGACGCGGGGGCCGCCTGGGCCATCGGCGTCTTGGGGCCGAAGCCGTCCTCCCAGCGGTCGGCGGCGGTGTGCAGACCGTAGCGGGACAGCACCCGGGCCCGGCGCAGGCCCAGCTCCTCGGCCACCGCGGCGATCGTGCCCCGGACCGGGATCGTGGGCAGCTTCGCCGGCGCGGCCGGCGTCACGTCCGCGTCCTCCGCCTCGGCCAGCTGCACCATCTCCTCGGAGACGGGCGAGTTCGGCAGCGGCTCGTCCTCCCCGCTGTAGCCCGGCTCCAGCCGCAGATCCTCCGCGTCCGTGGGCAGCAGGTCGCCCGGCCCCATGTCGCCGGGGCGCAGCCGCTCGCTCCACGGCACCCACTCGGGCGCCAGGACCGCGTCGGGACCGGGGAGGAGCACCACCTCGTCCAGGGTGACGATCTTGGCGCGGGACGCCCGCGCCACCGTCGCCGCCCAGCGCCAGCCCCGGTAGCCCAGCTCCTTGCACTCGAAGTAGTGGGTGACCACACGGTCGCCCTCCGAGACGAGGCCCGCGTGCTCACCGACCACGCCGGGGGCGGCCGCCTCCTCGGCTGCGGCGCGGGCGAGGTCGACGGCCTCGGCGCACAGGCGGTCGGGGGTGCGGCTTCGCGTGGTCGCTGCGCTCACAGGTATCGCTTCTCTCCTACGCCGTCTCTCGGTGCGCCCCTCAAGGCGGCGGGTGCGGACGGAGCGGCTGGGGGTACCTCCCAGGCCTGAGGCACTGGGGGAGCGCCGCGTCGACGTCCGCGCCCGATCGCGCTCGGGCGCGCCTGCTGTCATCCATTCTGCGGGATGGCCGGGAGGCGCGCGGCCGAGAACAATCGCCACGGCGCGCTACGCACGCTACCTTCTCGCGGACGCTCGGCCTACACCGACGGGACGTTTCCCATCCACCGGAAGCCCTCGAAGGCCTTCCGACGCCCTCCCCGAGCGTTCCCCGAAGCCTCCGGAAGCACTCCGGCGACGCTCCAGAAGATTTCCGGAATCCCTCCGAAATCCCTCCGGAATCCCTCCGAAGGCCCTCCTGGAGCGTTGCCGGAGGTGATCTCCGGGGCGGGCCGACGGGGCCGGGCGGCCTCCCGGACGGCCCCCTCGCGCCGACCGTCACACGGCCATACGCGCGGTAACCGCACTATGCGCGGCTTTCTCGGGGCACTATGACGGGGTGGCAGCCGCGAGAACACCCCAGGGCGCCACCGGGATCGGTGCGACGAGGGGGACCAAGGGGAGGAGCGCAGTGAGCGGTTCGGGCCGGAAGAGCGGGTCCGTCCGCGCGATCGGCCGTGCCCTGCACTTCCCGTTCACCGGCACCGCGCGCGGGATCAGGAAGGCGACCCACGCGCACGGCGCCGGCGAGTCCGGCCTCGGCAAGCTGATCGAACTGCACGGGGTGAACGGCGCCGGCGACGTCATGATCACCGTCGCGCTCGCCTCCACCGTGTTCTTCTCCGTGCCCACCGACGAGGCACGCGGCCGCGTCGCCCTCTACCTCGCCATCACCATGGCCCCCTTCACCGTCCTCGCCCCGGTGATCGGCCCGCTGCTCGACCGGCTCCCGCACGGGCGGCGCGCCGCCATGGCCGGGGCGATGCTGGCCCGGGCGCTCCTCGCGCTCGTCCTGTCCGGCGCCGTCGCCACCGGCAGCATCGAGATGTACCCGGCCGCGCTCGGCGTGCTGGTCTCCTCCAAGGCGTACGGGGTCGTCCGCAGCGCCGTCGTGCCCCGACTGCTGCCCCCCGGGTTCTCCCTGGTCAAAGCCAACTCTCGGGTCACCCTGGGCGGCCTCCTCGCCACCGGCGTCGCCGCGCCCGTCGGAGCGGGGCTGCAGGCGCTCGGCCCGCGCTACCCGCTCTACGGCGCCTTCTTGATCTTCGTGGCGGGGACGTTCCTGTCCTTCTCGCTCCCCCGCAAGGTCGACTCCGCCAAGGGCGAGGACGTGGCCCTGCTCGCCGCCGACGAGCAGCACCTGCACGGCCCGCACCGGCAGCAGCAGAAGCGGCCCGGTCTGCGGACGGTCGGCATCGCCGTCACGCACGCCCTCGGCGCCAACGCGGCCCTGCGCTGGCTGTCCGGGTTCCTGACCTTCTTCCTGGCGTTCCTGCTGCGCGAGCACCCGCTCACCGGACAGAGCGCGGCCGTGTCGCTGGGCATGGTGGCCGTCTCGGCCGGCCTGGGCAACGCGCTCGGCACGGCCGTCGGGGCGTGGCTGCGGTCCAGAGCACCAGAGGTGATCATCGTGACCGTCGTCGCCGTCGTGCTCGGCGCGACGGTCACGGCGGCCGCGTTCTTCGGCGCGTTCCTGGTGGCCTGCCTGGCGGCGGTCGCCGGCTTCTCCCAGGCCCTCGCCAAGCTGTCCCTGGACGCGCTGATCCAGCGGGACGTTCCGGAACTGGTCCGCACCTCGGCCTTCGCCCGCTCCGAGACGATGCTCCAGGTGTGCTGGGTGTTCGGCGGCGCGGTCGGCATCGTCATGCCGCTGAACGGCGCGCTGGGCCTGTCGGTGGCCGCCGTGGTCCTCGCGCTGGGCTGGACGACGACCGTCCGCGGCCTGCTGTCCTCGGCGCGGCACGGCGGCGGCGCGAAGCCCCGCGTGGCGTAACCGCGCGGCGTGACACACGGCCACGCCGCACCCCACGTAAAGGGACGGCCGGACGCGCCCGATAGCCTTCCGCCATGACCACGATGACCCGCGGCGGAGCCGCTGATGTACCTGGCGCTGTGCGACGCCGCCGTGTCGTCGCCGCCGCCGGCGCCGTTTGTGCCGGACTGCTCGTCCTGTCGGCCTGCGACAAGCCGACCCCGATGTCCACGATCACCGTCGGCCGTGACTCGGTCGCCACCGAGGCCACCTGCGGCGGCGAGGGCGACGCCCTCAAGCCGGCCGAGATCACCGAGTGCCTCGCGGACAAGGACATCAAGTCCATCAGCGTCGACCCGGACGAGACCGTCCGCTTCGGCGTCGACCCCGACGTGGCCGACAAGCGCTGGACGATCCTGATGAACGGTCAGCCGCTCACCGAGGACAGCGACAAGACGTACCGCACGATCCCGGGCAGCGTGTTCTTCAACGCCCAGTACGGCGCCCAGGGCGACTCCACGCTCGTCACCATCAAGGCGGGCGACGGCAAGAAGCAGAGCCAGGCGGCGACCGGCCTGTGGTCCTTCAAGCTCAAGAAGGACGACTAGTCACGCCCCCCGCACGCGTCCTCGTGGCCACCGCGGTCCCCGCCGAGCGGGACGCGGTGGTCCGGGCGTTCCCCGAACCCGGCCGGGAGCTGCGCCTGCCCGGCGTCACCCTGCACCGCCTGCGGGGCCCGAGCGGGACCTGTGACCTGCTCGCCGCCGGGGTGGGTCCCGCGCTCGCCGCCGCGTCCGTCTCCGCCGCGCTGACCGCCGCACGGTACGAGGACGCCCCGTACAGCCTGGTCGTCTCGGCCGGCATCGCGGGCGGCTTCCTGCCCGAGGCGCCCGTCGCCTCCCTCGTCGTCGCGGACCGGATCACCGCCGCCGACCTGGGCGCGGAGTCCGCGGACGGCTTCCTGCCGGTCACCGAGCTGGGCTTCGGCCGGGTCACCCACGTCCCGCCGCCGTCCCTCGTCCGGGCGGCCGCGGACGCCACCGGGGCCGGCGTGGGCACGGTCCTGACCGTCTCCACGGTCACCGGCACCGCCTCCCGGGCCGCGGCCCTGCACGCACGCCACCCCCGTGCCCTGGCCGAGGCGATGGAGGGCTTCGGGGTCGCCGAGGCGGCCGACGCGCACGGCGTCGCCGTCATGGAGATCCGCGCGGTGTCCAACCCCGTCGGCCCCCGTGACCGGGCCGCCTGGCGCATCGGCGACGCGCTGACCGCGCTGACGACGGCGTTCGGGAAGCTGGCACCCGTCCTCGAGAGTTGGAACCGGTATGACGACCAGTGAACGGCCCCTGCGGATCGCGTACTCCCCCTGCCCGAACGACACCTTCGTCTTCGACGCCCTGGCCCACGGCCGGGTCCCGGACGCGCCCGCGCTCGACGTGACGTTCGCGGACATCGACGTCACCAACGGCATGGCGGAGCGCGGCGAGCCGGACGTGCTGAAGGTGTCGTACGCGGTGCTGCCGTACGTCCTCGACACCTACGCGCTGCTGCCGTGCGGGGGCGCGCTGGGCCGGGGCTGCGGGCCGCTGGTGCTGACCCGCGAGGAGGCCGGCACAGGAACGGGGGCGGGCGCGGGGGACGCCGTGCGACCCTCCGGCGGTGAAAGGCTCAGCGGCCGCACGGTCGCCGTGCCGAGCGAACGGTCGACGGCGTACCTGCTGTTCCGGCTGTGGGCGGCGGAGCACGTCCCGGGGGGCGTCGGCGAGATCGTCGTCATGCCGTTCCACGAGATCATGCCGGCCGTGCGCGACGGGAAGGTCGACGCGGGCCTGGTGATCCACGAGGCCCGCTTCACCTACCGGGACTACGGGCTGCACAAGCTCGCGGACATGGGCGAGCACTGGGAGGCCACGACCGGCCTGCCGATCCCGCTGGGCGCGATCATCGCCAGGCGGTCCCTGGGCGCGGAGACCCTCGACCGGCTCGCCGGCTCGATCCGCGCGTCCGTGCGCGCCGCCTGGGACGACCCCGAGGCCTCCCGGCCGTACGTCATGGAACACGCCCAGGAGATGGATCCGTCCGTCGCCGACCAGCACATCGGTCTGTACGTCAACGAGTTCACGGCCGAACTGGGCGAGGACGGCTACGCGGCGGTACGCGCACTGCTGACCCGCGCGGCGGCCGAGGGACTGCTTCCGCCCCTCGGCCCGGGTGCGCTCGATTTCCCCTGAGGGACCGGCGGTTGCCGGATCAGACGTCCAACTGGTCGGCGACGGCGCGCAGCAGGCCGGCGATCTTCTTGCCGGAGGTCTTCTCCGGGTAGCGGCCCTTTTCGAGCATCGGGGTGATGTTCTCGAGAAGGGTGGTCAAATCCTGGACGATGGAGGCCAGTTCGTCGGGCTTCTTGCGCTGCGCCGCGGCGACCGAGGGGGTCGGGTCTAGGATGACGACGGAGAGCGCCTGGTCGCCGCGCTGACCTGCGACGACGCCGAACTCCACACGCTGGCCCGGCTTCAGTGCCTCGACACCGGCGGGGAGGACCGAGGAATGCACGAAGACGTCACCGCCGTCATCGCGGGAGAGAAAGCCGAAGCCCTTCTCGCTGTTGAACCATTTGACCTTGCCAGTCGGCAAAGCACACGCTCCCTCGATCTGTCCTGGACTGGCCCGGACGCGTTGAAATAGCAGTCGTGCAAGCTTACCGGGGGTCTCTCCAACCCAGCACGCCTTAAAACGATGCCGGGCCACCGCTTACCGGCGCCGGCCGAAAGTCGTACGCGGACGCCAGCGCGACCACTCGGCGGCCGGGCTCCCGGCCGCCGGGCCCCGAATGGGCCGCACCGCGGCGAGCCCGTCGGACACTCCCGTTCACTGTCCGATCAACTTGGTTAGTCTGACGGCGAGTTGCCGCGGAAATCCCTTCACGCGGCACCGATCGGCTCGTGGTCGCCGTACCGGTTACGGCCCACTCGATTCACGGAGGCTTCATTGCACGGAACGAGGATGTACGCAACAGCTCTGCGGGTCTTCGTGGTCGCCGCTGTGGCAGGAGGCGCGCTGACCGCTGTCGGCGGTACCGCCCAGGCGGCCGTGGACGGCTGCAGCACCTCCATCGCCGACGGCAACAGGGGGTACGGCAGTTGCAGCAGGGGGTTCGGGTCCTATCGCGTCAAGGCGCAATGCGACTCGCCCAGGTACCCCTACTCGATAACCGTCTACGGCGCGTGGAAGACGCGGAAATCGGTCGGTGACACGCCGGTTTCGTGGGTGGACGGCGACAGGTACGCCTGCCACCTCGTGAAGACCTCGCTGGAAGTGCGCTAGCCGGGTCGCGGGCCGTCCCGCCGAGGGAGTCCCCGGCCGTCCCGCCGAGGGAGTCCCCGGCCGTCTCGGCGGGCGGGGAACTACCCTGGTCGGGTGCGTGACGAAACCCAAACGAATTCCGCCGCCCCCGGTGACCGACTGATCCGTGCCGGGGCCGTCGTCTTCTTCGTCGGCGCCGTGGCCACACTGGTCACGGTCGCCCCCCTGTTCCTCGGCTCGACGCCCTTTCCGACGTACATGTTCGGGCTGAGCATGCTCATGGGCGTCGGATTCCTGATCGCGGGCGCGGGCGTTCTGCGGTCCGTCGCCGCGGGCCGTCGTCGGGCGCGGGGCGCGGCCGGTTAGGAGCCCGCGTTCCCGAGGTGGCCGGCCAGCCAGGCGGGGAACTCGGTGAGGTCGGCGAGCACGACGTCCGCGCCGGCCGTCCGCAGCTCCTGCGCGCCGATCGGGCCGGTGGGCACGGTGACGGACAGGGCTCCTGCGGCGCGCGCTCCGCGGACGTCCCCGATGTGGTCGCCGACGTAGACGCTCGCCCCGTGCTCGCGCAGCGCCAGGGCCTTCTGCTCGGCCCACAGGTCGCCGATCACCGCGTCGGGCCGCAGGTCCAGGTGGTCCATGTGCAGCCGGGCGTTCGGCTCCCACTTCGCGGTGACGACGATCGCCCGCCCGCCCGCCGCCTGGACCGCCGCGACGGCCTCGCGGGCGCCGGGCATCTCGAGGCTGCCGCCGACCGCGAACGCCGGGTAGAGCTCACGGTAGAGCGCGGCCACGGCGGGTATCTCCCGCGCAGGGAACCAGTTCCCGATCTCCTCCTCCAGCGGCGGCCCCAGTCGCGTCACCACCAGGTCGGCGTCGACGTACGTGCCCGTTCTCGCCGACAGTTCCGCCCAGCAGGCCCGGATGCCGGGCCGGGAGTCGATCAGGGTCATGTCGAGGTCGAAGCCGACGGTGAGGGCGGGAGGGACGGTCATGGAGGCGGTCATGGAGGCCATTGTGCCGGTGGGCCCGAGCGGCCGCCTCGACCCGCCCGGCGGTGGCGCGGGCCCGGCCTACCGCTGTCGCTGCGAGCGCCAGGCCAGGAACAGAGCCGAGGCGACGGCCGCGCCCCGGACGACCCAGGGCCATGTGCCGGCGATCGCGTCGCTCATGTGGCCTTCGGCGACGGGGGCGCCCCAGCGGCCCTCGGAGCGGCCCCAGAGCCAGACGAGGCCGGCGGTGAGCGCGAGGCCGGGCAGCCAGAAGACCGCCGCCTTCGTCTCACGCTCCGTCAGCCGGCGTGAGGCGTAGGCGATGAGCCACCCCGCGACCAGCACGAACCAGTTCCCGAGCGCCGCGCCCACGACCAGAGCGCCGGCCGCGATCAGGAGGAGGGGGTTGGTCCAGCGGCGGGCCGGTGCGCCGGCGGACCGGGGCAGGCGCAGCCGACGGCGGCGGGCGGGGGCGGCGGCGGTGTCGTCGTCCCGTCCGGTGCTCTTCGCGACGGCCGCGGACCCTCCGTCGCCCTCGCCGCCCTCGTCGTCCGCGTCGTCCGCGTCGTCCGCGTCGTCTCCGGGCTTTCGGCGCGGCGGCGGCTTGAGCAGGTCGGGGATCTCGACTCCGCCGACGAACCCGGGAATGTCCTCGCCGGGGCCGAACGGGGTCGGCTCGTGCAGCCACCAGTCGGGGGCGGCTTTGCCGTCGCCCAGTTCGTGGGCGGGCGCACGGTGCGGCGGGGACGCCGCGTCGGAGGGGACGCCGGGGGGCGGCGCGGCGCCGGTGCGGGGGCGCGGCACGATCCGCCGGATCCCCTTCGGACGCTCCGGCTGCCGGGTCTGGTTCGCCTTCTCCGCGTCTCCCGCCGGTTCCGGCTGTTTCTGCTGCCGCCGCTGTTTCTGCCGCTGCTCTTCGTGCTGTTTCTCCTGGACCTCGCGGTCCCGCTGGACGGGCACGGAGGGCGTCGGCGTCGGCGGCGCGCCACCGCCCTCGGCCGCGGCCGCCACGAGGTCGTCGGGGCTGCCGAGGCGGTCGATGATGCGCCGGACGGCGGCGGGCGAGTCGACGGGCGCCTTGGCCCGGCGCCGTTCGATCTCGTTGCGCAGCTCGGAGACGAGCCGCATCCGGGTGGCCGACGACAACTGCCGCTGCTGCGCGACGTCGCCGACGCGGCTCAGATACTCGTAGACGACTTGGTCGCTCTCGATCCCCACGCCGAAGACGCTAGTGCATCGGGGCCCGCGGGTCCGGGGACGGCGGCTCCCGAGAGCGTCAACCGCTACCGTGGGCAGAATGAGCACCGAGGACCAGTCGGCCCCCCGGTCCCTCGCGGAAGCGCTCCGCGCCCGGGACGACGCTTCCCTGGCCGCGCTGCTGCGCGCCCGCCCCGACCTGATCACTCCGGTCCCCACCGACCTCACGCAGCTCGCCACCCGCGCCGGCACCCGTGCCTCCGTCGTCCGCGCGCTGGAGCGGCTCGACCGGTTCGTGCTGCAGACGGCGGAGGCGCTGGCCGTGGCCGGCGATCCGGCGACCCGCGAGGAGCTGTTCGGCCTGATGGCGGGGGACGCCGGCGATCCGGCCGTGCTCGCGGCCCTCCCGGCGGCGTTGGCCGCCTTGCGCGAGCAGGCGCTGGTGTGGGGCGCGGACGACCGTCTCCGGTTGGTGCGCACCGCCCGTGAACTGCTGGCGCCGTCCCCGCAGCACCCGTCGCCGACGGGGCTCGGGCCGAGTGTGCGGGAGGCGACGGCGGGCATGTCGCCGGGCCGGGTCCAGGAGATCGTGGCGACGCTGGGGCTGCCGTCGACGCACGACTCGGTCTCGGCGGTGGGCGCGCTCACCGCGCTGTTCACCCATCGCCGGAAGATGGCCGCGCTGCTGGCGGGGGCGCCCGCCGAGTCCCTCGAGGTGCTGGAGCGGCTGGTGTGGGGGCCGCCGTACGGTCAGGTCACGGCCGATCCCGCGGCGCGGCTGCGCTGGCTGCTCGACCGCGCGCTGCTGCTGCCGACGGCGCCCGGGACCGTCGTGCTGCCGCGTGAGGTCGCCCTGCATCTGCGCAAGGGCCGCGCGCACCGGGCCCCCGAGCCGGTGCCGCCGGCCGTGGAGCCGCTCGCGGTGCACGCGCCGCAGGTGGTGGACGCGACGGCGGCCGGTCAGGCGTACACGGCGCTGGCGACCGTCGAGGAGCTGCTGAAGGACTGGGACGAGGGCGGTCCCGGGGTGCTGCGGGCCGGCGGGATCAGCGTCCGCGACCTCAAGCGGACGGCCGTCGCGCTGGACGTGGCCGAGCCGGTGGCCGCGTTCTGGGTCGAGCTGGCGTACGCGGCGGGGCTGCTCGCCTCGGACGGCGAGGCCGACGAACGGTACGCGGCGACCCCCGAGTACGACGAGTGGGTGGAGCGGCCGCCGGCCGAGCGGTGGGCGCGGCTCGCCGAGGCGTGGCTGGCGGCGACCCGGACCTCGGGGGTGGTGGGCGGCCGGGACATCAAGGAGCGGGCGCTGTCGGCGCTGGGTCCGGGGCTCGACCGGTCCGCCGCGCCCGAGGTGCGCCATCGGGTGCTGACGCTGCTGGCCGGGCTGTCCGAGGGCGGCGCGCCGGACGCGGAGGCGGTGCTGGCCCGGCTGCGCTGGGAGCGTCCGCTGCGCGGCGCACAGGGTGCAGCCCCTGGCACGGCGGGGTCGCACGGCCCGCAGACGGCGTCCGGGACACCGGGCCCGCACACCACGACGGGGTTCTCCGGGGCCGCGCAGGCCGCCGCGCAGGGTGACGAGGACCTCCGCTCCCGGCTCGCGCGCTGGACCCTGGCGGAGGCCGAGCGGCTCGGCGTGACCGGCCGGGGCGCGCTGTCGGCGCACGGCCGGGTGCTGCTCGGCGCGCCGGCCGCCGTCCGGACCGCGCGGGTCGCGGTGGACGCCGCTCCGGCCGGCCCGGGCGACAAGCTGCCCGCCCATCACCGGCCCGCCGGCGTCGTCGTGGCCCCTCTCTCGCCGCCCGAGCAGGCCGCGGCCGCGGCGGCCGCCGCGCGGCTGCTCGCCCCGCTGCTGCCGGAGCCGCTGGACCACGTCCTGCTCCAGGCGGACCTGACCGCGGTCGCGCCGGGCCCGCTGCGGCGGCCGCTGGCCGACGTGCTGAGCGTCCTCGCGGACGTCGAGTCCAAGGGCGGCGCGACCGTCTACCGGTTCACGCCCGGTTCCGTACGGCGCGCCCTGGACGCCGGGCGCAGCGCCTCCGACCTGCACGCCTTCCTCGCCGAGCACTCCCGTACGCCGGTGCCGCAGCCGCTGACCTATCTGATCGACGACGTGGCGCGCCGGCACGGTCATCTGCGGGTGGGCGCGGCCTCGGCGTACGTCCGCTGCGACGACGAGACGATCCTGAACGAGATCCTCGCCGACAAGCGCGCCGCCGGTCTGCGGCTGCGCCGTCTGGCTCCCACGGTGCTCGCGGCGCAGGCCGACCCGGCGACGCTCCTGGACGGCCTGCGGGCGATGGGCTTCGCGCCCGCCGCCGAGTCCGCCGAGGGGGACGTCCTGATCACCCGCGCGCTCGCGCACCGCACGCCGCCCCGGACGGCCCCCGAGCCGGTGCCGGACGGGCCGCCGGTTCCCGACGGCACGCTGCTCACCGCGGCGATCCGCGCGGTCCGGGCGGGCGACGCCGCCGCGACCGCGCCGCGCAGGGCGGCGGAGGACGCCGCTCCGCTCGCCCCGGGCGAGCTGCCGCGCACCAGTTCCGCCGAGACCCTGGCCACCGTGCAGGCCGCCGTCCTCACCGGTGGGGCGCTGTGGATCGGTTACGTCAACGCGGAGGGCTCCGCCAGTCAGCGCGTCATCGCCCCGGTGCGGGTGGAGGGCGGCTTCGTGACGGCGTACGACCACACGGCGGACGAGGTCCGCACATACCCGCTGCACCGGATCACCGGGGTGGCGGAACTGGCGGACGACTGAGGTTCCTCGCCGCACAGGAGGCCCGGCGGTACGGCTCGGCGGTACGGCTCAGCAGTACCCGACGGAGGCGTCCGCCGGCAGGCCGAAGTGGGCGCGGGCAGCGGACTCCAGGGCGGCGGACGGCATCGGCTCGTGGAGGGAGGACCGGACGAGGACGCCGAAGTGGGCCCTCGTCCACCGGCCGTACCCCTCGCCGTCCGGCGGCTCCTCCCGGGAGACGACCCGGTAGCCGCCGTCGGCCGCGGCGTCCCGCTGGAGCCGTACGACCTGCGGGTGCTGCCCGGCACCGCACTCCACGAGGCTCTGGTCGAGCACCCCGTACTCGACGCACAGCGTGTTGACGCCGGCCCGTACCTCGCCCGCGTGCTCCTCCAGTTCGAGGGCCTCCGCAAGGCAGAA contains these protein-coding regions:
- a CDS encoding MFS transporter yields the protein MAAARTPQGATGIGATRGTKGRSAVSGSGRKSGSVRAIGRALHFPFTGTARGIRKATHAHGAGESGLGKLIELHGVNGAGDVMITVALASTVFFSVPTDEARGRVALYLAITMAPFTVLAPVIGPLLDRLPHGRRAAMAGAMLARALLALVLSGAVATGSIEMYPAALGVLVSSKAYGVVRSAVVPRLLPPGFSLVKANSRVTLGGLLATGVAAPVGAGLQALGPRYPLYGAFLIFVAGTFLSFSLPRKVDSAKGEDVALLAADEQHLHGPHRQQQKRPGLRTVGIAVTHALGANAALRWLSGFLTFFLAFLLREHPLTGQSAAVSLGMVAVSAGLGNALGTAVGAWLRSRAPEVIIVTVVAVVLGATVTAAAFFGAFLVACLAAVAGFSQALAKLSLDALIQRDVPELVRTSAFARSETMLQVCWVFGGAVGIVMPLNGALGLSVAAVVLALGWTTTVRGLLSSARHGGGAKPRVA
- a CDS encoding DUF2771 domain-containing protein, with amino-acid sequence MTTMTRGGAADVPGAVRRRRVVAAAGAVCAGLLVLSACDKPTPMSTITVGRDSVATEATCGGEGDALKPAEITECLADKDIKSISVDPDETVRFGVDPDVADKRWTILMNGQPLTEDSDKTYRTIPGSVFFNAQYGAQGDSTLVTIKAGDGKKQSQAATGLWSFKLKKDD
- a CDS encoding DUF3027 domain-containing protein, translated to MSAATTRSRTPDRLCAEAVDLARAAAEEAAAPGVVGEHAGLVSEGDRVVTHYFECKELGYRGWRWAATVARASRAKIVTLDEVVLLPGPDAVLAPEWVPWSERLRPGDMGPGDLLPTDAEDLRLEPGYSGEDEPLPNSPVSEEMVQLAEAEDADVTPAAPAKLPTIPVRGTIAAVAEELGLRRARVLSRYGLHTAADRWEDGFGPKTPMAQAAPASCVSCGFLARIGGSLGQAFGVCANEFSPADGRVVSLAYGCGGHSEAAVMPTPPRPAPPVVDETRVDPFPLRPAADSGSVPTTADEDAAELGHS
- a CDS encoding helicase-associated domain-containing protein — its product is MSTEDQSAPRSLAEALRARDDASLAALLRARPDLITPVPTDLTQLATRAGTRASVVRALERLDRFVLQTAEALAVAGDPATREELFGLMAGDAGDPAVLAALPAALAALREQALVWGADDRLRLVRTARELLAPSPQHPSPTGLGPSVREATAGMSPGRVQEIVATLGLPSTHDSVSAVGALTALFTHRRKMAALLAGAPAESLEVLERLVWGPPYGQVTADPAARLRWLLDRALLLPTAPGTVVLPREVALHLRKGRAHRAPEPVPPAVEPLAVHAPQVVDATAAGQAYTALATVEELLKDWDEGGPGVLRAGGISVRDLKRTAVALDVAEPVAAFWVELAYAAGLLASDGEADERYAATPEYDEWVERPPAERWARLAEAWLAATRTSGVVGGRDIKERALSALGPGLDRSAAPEVRHRVLTLLAGLSEGGAPDAEAVLARLRWERPLRGAQGAAPGTAGSHGPQTASGTPGPHTTTGFSGAAQAAAQGDEDLRSRLARWTLAEAERLGVTGRGALSAHGRVLLGAPAAVRTARVAVDAAPAGPGDKLPAHHRPAGVVVAPLSPPEQAAAAAAAARLLAPLLPEPLDHVLLQADLTAVAPGPLRRPLADVLSVLADVESKGGATVYRFTPGSVRRALDAGRSASDLHAFLAEHSRTPVPQPLTYLIDDVARRHGHLRVGAASAYVRCDDETILNEILADKRAAGLRLRRLAPTVLAAQADPATLLDGLRAMGFAPAAESAEGDVLITRALAHRTPPRTAPEPVPDGPPVPDGTLLTAAIRAVRAGDAAATAPRRAAEDAAPLAPGELPRTSSAETLATVQAAVLTGGALWIGYVNAEGSASQRVIAPVRVEGGFVTAYDHTADEVRTYPLHRITGVAELADD
- a CDS encoding cold-shock protein, producing MPTGKVKWFNSEKGFGFLSRDDGGDVFVHSSVLPAGVEALKPGQRVEFGVVAGQRGDQALSVVILDPTPSVAAAQRKKPDELASIVQDLTTLLENITPMLEKGRYPEKTSGKKIAGLLRAVADQLDV
- a CDS encoding futalosine hydrolase is translated as MATAVPAERDAVVRAFPEPGRELRLPGVTLHRLRGPSGTCDLLAAGVGPALAAASVSAALTAARYEDAPYSLVVSAGIAGGFLPEAPVASLVVADRITAADLGAESADGFLPVTELGFGRVTHVPPPSLVRAAADATGAGVGTVLTVSTVTGTASRAAALHARHPRALAEAMEGFGVAEAADAHGVAVMEIRAVSNPVGPRDRAAWRIGDALTALTTAFGKLAPVLESWNRYDDQ
- a CDS encoding HAD family hydrolase, which codes for MTASMTVPPALTVGFDLDMTLIDSRPGIRACWAELSARTGTYVDADLVVTRLGPPLEEEIGNWFPAREIPAVAALYRELYPAFAVGGSLEMPGAREAVAAVQAAGGRAIVVTAKWEPNARLHMDHLDLRPDAVIGDLWAEQKALALREHGASVYVGDHIGDVRGARAAGALSVTVPTGPIGAQELRTAGADVVLADLTEFPAWLAGHLGNAGS
- a CDS encoding 1,4-dihydroxy-6-naphthoate synthase, which codes for MTTSERPLRIAYSPCPNDTFVFDALAHGRVPDAPALDVTFADIDVTNGMAERGEPDVLKVSYAVLPYVLDTYALLPCGGALGRGCGPLVLTREEAGTGTGAGAGDAVRPSGGERLSGRTVAVPSERSTAYLLFRLWAAEHVPGGVGEIVVMPFHEIMPAVRDGKVDAGLVIHEARFTYRDYGLHKLADMGEHWEATTGLPIPLGAIIARRSLGAETLDRLAGSIRASVRAAWDDPEASRPYVMEHAQEMDPSVADQHIGLYVNEFTAELGEDGYAAVRALLTRAAAEGLLPPLGPGALDFP